In Desulfovibrio sp. UIB00, the following are encoded in one genomic region:
- a CDS encoding DUF927 domain-containing protein has product MASAVRPAINSIAPEAIQQSGHEEIHAPFLLYAAVVFPFGIYSTRITPKGKFSMDKSRFVYAGIPGPGSGPWQFIEDTRESRSQALDEGCKAFTTTSFNFEPEKGKAEPLRFGDLWLDIDCKEAPFLAVIAARSFVRDLVFAYDGFDPAMLDYFMSGSKGVHIRIPAEMFGGENGHPFLPRIHYKMLKRHFSQASHNQRLAMLALGVSIPDEVNEKTIDEIVDYNLYSNGKGHLLRAPNIKRPDGRYKVQVSVEEFLERDVDYLLDLTREPRATSIPLVPPTTTGMTALFDYALMNWQSLEPRPYNLQSLSACQFMHHCHENAAKLSEPEWFMMLRVLAPLGEKGLELAQEYSRPYPGYSEQNTRSKFLHALYKGYPANCEEIQKIFQCNPRCKVRSPLELERKRQSDAVVVAESFSLKTDGLYYSSSRGMLEDDGFKVCSPLKILGRMRNTDGTGWARLVELVTPDGKANKLNIPMRDCVGRCDNVLALLCDNGLELTGGKMGKFVMDYLRLAATDKVFINVERLGWHGNRYVLPDEIFGEGGNEEINYTQENGLFNCAGDLAEWQEHVGRCCLGNTLLMLVTAFALTGPLLRPCEVEGGGLHLFGPSSTGKTTLALLAGSLCGGNADKGYIRQWNTTANAGEYTAVQHNDGLLVMDESGEATAEALYKLMYMLFNGQGKQRMRPDSTQRKAYHWLIQLLSTGEQTIDEKIEETGKLRAMAGQSVRVVNLPIDGGKGKNAYSSLNGFANEAALSEHLKKAAKRYYGTPLRAFLTALCGANSNELDANLAEIKEGIEKFAKGCCPDVSCGQVRRVAVKFGLIAAAGIFASKHDILPWTPEESSDAVAEWFKVWLDERGGIGNLEIMKALERFKDFIARHGRSRFVEVDSLGESMRDLAGYRWEDKGEQMFFMNIPTFNDLAKGVNKHELLDHMKQQGWLLMNDKGNLVTTKWIKGHNVRGYGFILSAWDGEAGRGKSLSPEANVNMSFGDDF; this is encoded by the coding sequence ATGGCTTCGGCAGTACGTCCAGCAATAAACAGCATAGCACCTGAGGCAATTCAGCAATCGGGGCATGAAGAAATTCATGCCCCTTTTCTATTATATGCGGCAGTTGTTTTCCCGTTTGGGATTTATTCAACACGTATCACCCCGAAAGGAAAGTTTTCTATGGACAAGAGCAGATTTGTATACGCTGGTATCCCCGGGCCCGGTAGTGGCCCCTGGCAGTTTATCGAGGATACTCGGGAGTCGCGTTCACAGGCACTTGATGAAGGCTGCAAGGCGTTCACGACCACAAGCTTCAACTTTGAACCAGAGAAGGGCAAGGCTGAGCCTTTACGCTTCGGTGACCTGTGGCTGGACATCGACTGTAAAGAAGCTCCTTTCCTCGCAGTGATCGCCGCGCGGAGCTTCGTCAGGGACTTAGTCTTTGCTTATGATGGCTTTGACCCCGCCATGCTTGATTACTTCATGAGCGGTAGCAAAGGAGTCCATATTCGCATTCCAGCTGAAATGTTTGGCGGTGAAAATGGCCATCCCTTCTTGCCAAGGATACATTACAAGATGCTTAAGCGGCATTTTTCCCAAGCTTCGCACAACCAGAGGCTCGCAATGCTGGCCCTGGGGGTATCTATACCCGATGAAGTCAACGAAAAAACTATCGACGAAATTGTTGACTATAACCTGTATTCTAACGGCAAGGGACATCTGCTTCGTGCTCCCAATATCAAACGGCCAGACGGGCGTTACAAGGTGCAGGTCAGCGTAGAAGAGTTTCTTGAGCGGGATGTTGACTACCTGCTTGATCTAACGCGGGAACCAAGGGCAACTTCAATACCGTTGGTACCCCCCACTACAACTGGAATGACAGCTCTTTTTGATTACGCCCTGATGAACTGGCAATCGCTGGAACCCCGTCCATACAACCTCCAGTCTCTTTCAGCGTGCCAGTTTATGCATCACTGTCACGAAAATGCTGCAAAACTCAGCGAGCCTGAATGGTTTATGATGCTGCGTGTGTTGGCTCCTCTGGGTGAAAAAGGCCTTGAACTGGCGCAGGAATACAGCCGCCCTTACCCAGGATACTCGGAGCAGAATACTCGCAGCAAGTTTCTACATGCCCTGTATAAAGGCTATCCAGCCAACTGCGAGGAAATTCAGAAAATCTTCCAGTGCAATCCTCGCTGCAAGGTTCGCAGTCCACTTGAGCTGGAGCGCAAGCGTCAGAGCGATGCGGTAGTTGTGGCTGAATCGTTTAGCCTGAAAACAGATGGTCTGTACTATTCCTCTTCCCGTGGCATGCTGGAAGACGATGGTTTCAAAGTGTGCAGCCCTCTGAAAATTCTCGGCAGGATGCGCAATACGGACGGAACTGGCTGGGCAAGATTGGTGGAATTGGTAACACCTGATGGCAAGGCCAACAAACTGAATATTCCCATGAGGGACTGTGTTGGAAGGTGCGATAATGTATTAGCTTTGCTTTGCGATAATGGCCTTGAGCTGACCGGCGGAAAGATGGGGAAGTTTGTCATGGATTATCTACGCCTTGCTGCTACGGACAAGGTCTTCATCAACGTGGAGCGGCTGGGTTGGCATGGCAACCGGTATGTTCTTCCAGATGAAATTTTTGGCGAGGGCGGTAACGAAGAGATCAACTATACGCAGGAAAACGGGCTGTTCAATTGCGCTGGTGATCTTGCAGAGTGGCAGGAACACGTTGGCCGCTGTTGTTTAGGTAATACTCTGTTGATGCTGGTTACGGCATTTGCCTTAACAGGTCCGCTTCTGCGTCCCTGCGAGGTGGAAGGGGGCGGGCTGCACCTCTTCGGGCCCTCGTCGACAGGCAAAACCACTTTGGCGCTTTTGGCTGGTAGCCTTTGCGGTGGCAACGCTGACAAGGGGTATATTCGCCAGTGGAACACTACGGCGAATGCCGGAGAATATACGGCTGTACAGCATAATGATGGTCTGCTGGTGATGGACGAATCTGGCGAGGCCACCGCCGAGGCTCTGTACAAGTTGATGTACATGCTGTTCAACGGTCAAGGCAAGCAACGCATGCGGCCGGACTCTACCCAGCGCAAAGCTTATCATTGGCTGATTCAGCTTTTATCTACGGGTGAACAGACGATTGATGAAAAGATTGAAGAAACTGGAAAACTCCGGGCCATGGCTGGGCAGAGCGTCCGCGTTGTCAATCTTCCCATCGACGGTGGAAAGGGCAAAAACGCCTATTCCAGCTTGAATGGGTTTGCGAATGAGGCGGCGTTGAGCGAACACCTTAAAAAAGCAGCCAAACGTTACTATGGAACACCTTTGAGAGCCTTCCTCACGGCCTTGTGCGGTGCCAACAGTAATGAACTGGATGCGAATCTGGCTGAAATCAAAGAGGGAATTGAAAAATTTGCCAAGGGATGCTGCCCTGACGTTTCATGCGGCCAGGTCCGTCGTGTGGCAGTTAAGTTTGGCCTGATAGCCGCTGCAGGCATATTTGCCTCCAAGCATGACATTCTGCCCTGGACGCCTGAAGAATCAAGTGATGCTGTGGCAGAATGGTTTAAAGTCTGGCTTGATGAACGTGGTGGCATCGGCAATCTGGAAATCATGAAGGCGCTTGAGCGGTTTAAGGATTTCATTGCGCGTCACGGCAGGAGCCGCTTTGTTGAGGTGGACAGTCTGGGAGAGAGTATGCGCGATCTTGCGGGCTACAGGTGGGAGGACAAGGGGGAGCAGATGTTTTTCATGAACATCCCTACGTTTAACGACCTCGCCAAGGGCGTTAATAAGCACGAATTGCTAGACCACATGAAGCAGCAGGGCTGGCTCCTGATGAATGACAAAGGTAATCTTGTGACCACAAAGTGGATCAAGGGGCATAACGTTCGCGGTTATGGCTTTATTCTGTCCGCCTGGGACGGTGAAGCCGGGCGGGGTAAGTCGCTGTCCCCTGAAGCAAATGTGAACATGAGTTTTGGTGACGATTTTTAA